One window of the Candidatus Falkowbacteria bacterium genome contains the following:
- a CDS encoding class I SAM-dependent methyltransferase: MDLIEQNKQSYNKIAELFSSTRGYVWGDISFLAKNIKDGDNILDLGCGNGRLVESLQVKGESISYLGIDNSEGLIKQAQKSYPDQKFEVCDVLDIGDCELGIKKFDVIFMVSSLNHFPKDNQQSVIENVKRLLKPGGKLLMVNWNLWNRDNLKSIWKNVSLAMILFGERGVTTHWKTTGVDVPLYYYAFTKGRIKRLLQKNGFTVTKNYYSAKNDPDRPGKKSSWLRGLNIVTVAKLK; encoded by the coding sequence ATGGATCTAATCGAACAAAATAAGCAAAGTTACAATAAGATTGCGGAATTATTTTCTAGCACTCGTGGTTATGTTTGGGGTGATATTTCCTTTTTGGCAAAAAATATCAAGGATGGCGATAACATTCTTGATTTGGGTTGTGGAAATGGGCGGCTAGTGGAAAGTTTACAGGTAAAAGGTGAAAGTATAAGTTATTTAGGTATTGATAATAGTGAAGGGTTGATTAAACAGGCACAAAAATCATATCCTGATCAGAAATTTGAAGTTTGTGATGTATTGGATATTGGGGATTGTGAATTGGGTATTAAGAAATTTGACGTTATCTTCATGGTTTCTTCTTTGAACCATTTTCCAAAGGATAATCAACAGTCTGTCATAGAAAATGTGAAAAGATTGTTGAAACCGGGTGGAAAACTGTTGATGGTAAACTGGAATCTTTGGAATCGAGATAATTTAAAATCAATCTGGAAAAATGTTTCGCTGGCCATGATTCTTTTTGGTGAGCGTGGAGTTACAACTCATTGGAAAACCACAGGCGTCGACGTTCCACTCTATTATTACGCATTTACAAAAGGAAGAATTAAAAGATTACTTCAGAAAAACGGATTTACAGTGACCAAAAACTATTACAGCGCGAAGAATGATCCGGATCGGCCAGGAAAGAAGAGCTCGTGGTTACGAGGTTTAAATATAGTGACGGTTGCGAAGTTAAAATAA